Proteins from a genomic interval of Daphnia pulex isolate KAP4 chromosome 4, ASM2113471v1:
- the LOC124192380 gene encoding nudC domain-containing protein 3-like isoform X2, whose product MGNNKHDQLFLEILKEDRSIVTFLDSVFGFLYRCTDFYQHQNDSQKIGFPAGVANEVVQKMFLRYEKQTQYEKQAAILGNIASSDSNIPSACQEVVVSDNADMDVQSTVESKGEGAVEGQTPKSEEKDCSEIYNGDDRGNYRWSQTIRDIDVFIPVKKDIRKAKQLKVNLEKKEEQWWDRLFSSDPPIDTKKIDTVVMASELSQEEHMKIEELMVNQEKRQQFSSAI is encoded by the exons atgggcaacaacaaacatgatCAGCTGTttcttgaaatattaaaagaagATCGTAGTATAGTCACATTCCTTGATTCTGTCTTTGGATTTCTTTACAGATG TACTGATTTTTATCAGCATCAGAATGACTCTCAGAAAATAGGCTTTCCTGCCGGAGTGGCTAATGAAGTTgtacaaaaaatgtttctacgCTATGAAAAGCAAACTCAATATGAGAAACAAGCAGCCATTCTAGGAAATATAGCTTCTTCCGACAGTAATATTCCTTCAGCCTGCCAAGAGGTTGTGGTGAGTGATAATGCTGACATGGATGTCCAAAGCACAGTTGAATCAAAAGGTGAAGGGGCAGTAGAGGGGCAGACTccaaaaagtgaagaaaaagacTGTAGTGAAATTTATAACGGAGATGATCGAGGAAACTACAG ATGGAGTCAGACTATTCGCGACATTGACGTTTTCATTCCAGTTAAAAAAGACATTCGAAAAGCTAAACAATTAAAG gttaatctagaaaagaaagaggagcaATGGTGGGACAGATTATTTTCCTCTGATCCTCCaattgatacaaaaaaaattgatactGTAGTAATGGCCAGTGAACTAAGTCAAGAGGAGCACATGAAAATTGAAGAACTGATGGTTAACCAAGAAAAGAGACAGCAATTTTCAAGCGcaatttga
- the LOC124192380 gene encoding nudC domain-containing protein 3-like isoform X1: MGNNKHDQLFLEILKEDRSIVTFLDSVFGFLYRCTDFYQHQNDSQKIGFPAGVANEVVQKMFLRYEKQTQYEKQAAILGNIASSDSNIPSACQEVVVSDNADMDVQSTVESKGEGAVEGQTPKSEEKDCSEIYNGDDRGNYRWSQTIRDIDVFIPVKKDIRKAKQLKVKINSLHLKVETLQPNGSCILIDHTFPHKVKPDECLWSLVGEHVQVNLEKKEEQWWDRLFSSDPPIDTKKIDTVVMASELSQEEHMKIEELMVNQEKRQQFSSAI, translated from the exons atgggcaacaacaaacatgatCAGCTGTttcttgaaatattaaaagaagATCGTAGTATAGTCACATTCCTTGATTCTGTCTTTGGATTTCTTTACAGATG TACTGATTTTTATCAGCATCAGAATGACTCTCAGAAAATAGGCTTTCCTGCCGGAGTGGCTAATGAAGTTgtacaaaaaatgtttctacgCTATGAAAAGCAAACTCAATATGAGAAACAAGCAGCCATTCTAGGAAATATAGCTTCTTCCGACAGTAATATTCCTTCAGCCTGCCAAGAGGTTGTGGTGAGTGATAATGCTGACATGGATGTCCAAAGCACAGTTGAATCAAAAGGTGAAGGGGCAGTAGAGGGGCAGACTccaaaaagtgaagaaaaagacTGTAGTGAAATTTATAACGGAGATGATCGAGGAAACTACAG ATGGAGTCAGACTATTCGCGACATTGACGTTTTCATTCCAGTTAAAAAAGACATTCGAAAAGCTAAACAATTAAAGGTGAAAATCAACTCCCTCCATCTTAAAGTAGAAACTCTGCAACCGAATGGAAGTTGCATATTAATTGATCACACATTTCCTCATAAAGTTAAGCCTGATGAGTGCCTATGGAGCTTAGTAGGAGAGCATGTTcaa gttaatctagaaaagaaagaggagcaATGGTGGGACAGATTATTTTCCTCTGATCCTCCaattgatacaaaaaaaattgatactGTAGTAATGGCCAGTGAACTAAGTCAAGAGGAGCACATGAAAATTGAAGAACTGATGGTTAACCAAGAAAAGAGACAGCAATTTTCAAGCGcaatttga
- the LOC124192531 gene encoding uncharacterized protein LOC124192531 gives MSKRKNEESEIVIYSSPVKQQCVANDVRETEKILRELSLLFPEEKFLKRVPRVVMKHMIYSRISNRTVVDKEIDELTQNGVIRLFKLGSEEESLAVLFMDQYKEIINRKCSDLSLAKKFISKILDRIKETTLEKEALIRTDFSEENIKFNFDP, from the exons ATGAGTAAACGTAAAAACGAGGAAAGtgaaattgtaatttattCCAGTCCTGTCAAGCAGCAGTGCGTTGCGAATGATGTTCGTGAAACGGAGAAAATTTTACGCGAGTTATCATTGTTGTTTCCGGAAGAAAAATTCCTCAAACGAGTTCCCCGTGTTGTTATGAAGCACATGATCTACAGTCGGATTTCAAATCGAACGGTGGTTGACAAAGAAATT gaTGAGTTAACTCAAAATGGAGTCATTAGACTATTCAAACTGGGAAGCGAAGAAGAATCTCTAGCTGTTTTGTTTATGGACCAATACAAAGAAATTATTAACAGGAAATGTTCAGACTTGTCATTAGCAAAGAAATTTATCAGCAAGATTCTTGACAGAATCAAAGAAACTActttagaaaaagaagctcTTATCAGGACTGATTTCAGTGAAGAAAATATTAAGTTc AACTTTGATCCATGA
- the LOC124192377 gene encoding ADAM 17-like protease, whose translation MQSVCFQTPEQCKVVQKMKFQLKLKVILLIWIQTVDAFGSVPSLKHYDTLHASQLGHSIVKRGIKESTHPYNSIKELSFSALGKDFRLILHPSKGILHHNFQSYAVDGDGVEKPILGGDTGFYQGRVFGETRSHVNAHIEDGLLTASIVTKEDSYHVEPSWRHLPESNQESMIVYRGSDVIFDHEPPKWNFWTSSSVEKNHSFARTCASVQEEGNATEEAVHASEQLMILEAENSGRNKRQAGVGPPDPYGFSAAKTRCPLLLVADYRFFREMGGGSTKTTINYLISLVDRVHALYAATIWRDGNENESDSPVLSGLGFVIKKIVVHTEATRVRESELHYNMEKPTWDVRTLLEVFSREYSHKDYCLAHLFTDIKFEGGILGLAYVGSPRRNSVGGICTPEYFKSGYTLYLNSGLSSSRNHYGQRVVTREADLVTAHELGHNWGSEHDPDLPECSPPASQGGSYLMYTYSVSGYDVNNKKFSPCSLRSIRAVLLAKAGRCFTEPEESFCGNLRVEGKEECDAGLLGSEDNDSCCDKFCNLRRNQGAVCSDKNSPCCKNCMLMPAGQKCREAQRATCEQEAKCTGTSSECPASAPQPDGTECLEKGQCRNGTCLPFCETQNYQSCMCDTVADACKRCCRYHLNDTCFPFEPYDILPDGTPCVHGFCNSGICEKTVQDIVERFWDIVEELSINRVLSMLKDNLVGAVLIVSTLLWIPASCLISWVDRKRKRQLETEEAWLRSGELIHPSENGTRRIIHARLRPSQQQR comes from the exons ATGCAGTCTGTCTGTTTTCAGACGCCTGAACAATGTAAAGTAGTGCAAAAAATGaagtttcaattaaaattgaaagttaTCCTGCTAATCTGGATTCAAACCGTTGATG CTTTCGGGTCAGTTCCAAGTTTAAAACATTACGACACACTGCATGCTTCGCAACTTGGTCATTCGATTGTGAAACGTGGAATAAAAGAAAGCACTCATCCTTACAACTCGATCAAAGAACTTTCGTTTTCTGCTCTGGGAAAAGATTTTCGGTTGATCCTTCATCCAAGTAAAGGGATATTGCATCACAACTTCCAGTCCTATGCAGTTGATGGTGATGGAGTGGAAAAACCAATTCTTGGAG GTGACACTGGATTCTACCAAGGTCGAGTATTTGGTGAAACACGTTCTCATGTCAATGCACACATAGAGGATGGGCTCTTAACTGCTTCAATTGTTACAAAAGAGGACTCTTATCATGTTGAA CCCTCTTGGAGACATTTACCTGAGTCCAATCAAGAATCCATGATTGTATACAGGGGTTCTGATGTAATATTTGATCATGAACCTCCGAAGTGGAATTTTTGGACTTCAAGCTCTGTTGAGAAAAACCATTCATTTGCTAGAACATGCGCCTCCGTACAGGAAGAAGGAAATGCGACAG AAGAGGCAGTGCACGCTTCAGAACAATTAATGATACTCGAAGCAGAGAATAGTGGCCGCAACAAGCGACAAGCTGGTGTTGGTCCGCCAGACCCGTACGGCTTTAGTGCTGCTAAGACTAGATGCCCATTATTATTGGTGGCTGATTATCGATTCTTCCGTGAAATGGGTGGAGGATCTACCAAGACGACTATTAACTATTTG ATCAGTCTGGTGGATCGTGTTCACGCTCTTTATGCTGCCACAATATGGAGAGATGGTaacgaaaatgaaagtgaCTCTCCTGTTCTATCCGGATTAGGTTTCGTGATCAAGAAAATTGTGGTTCACACGGAAGCCACACGAGTTAGAGAGAGTGAGCTTCACTACAACATGGAAAAACCAACTTGGGATGTCCGTACACTTCTTGAA GTCTTTAGTCGAGAGTATAGCCACAAAGACTACTGCCTGGCCCACTTGTTTACAGACATCAAATTTGAAGGTGGCATATTAGGTTTAGCATATGTAGGTAGCCCGCGGCGAAATTCTGTCGGCGGAATCTGTACACCag aatattttaaaagcgGATACACGCTGTACTTAAACTCTGGACTGAGCTCTTCGCGGAACCACTACGGCCAAAGAGTAGTAACACGAGAAGCAGACTTGGTTACAGCTCATGAACTTGGTCACAACTGGGGTTCTGAACACGACCCAGATTTACCCGAATGTAGTCCCCCAGCTTCTCAGGGTGGTTCTTACTTAATGTACACTTACTCAGTTTCGGGTTATGATGTCAACAACAAG AAATTTTCCCCTTGTTCTTTACGCTCAATACGAGCCGTTCTATTGGCGAAAGCTGGTCGTTGCTTCACTGAACCCGAAGAATCGTTTTGTGGTAATCTTCGTGTGGAAGGAAAAGAGGAATGTGACGCCGGTCTTTTGGGTTCTGAGGATAACGACAGTTGCTGTGACAAGTTTTGTAACTTGCGTCGCAACCAGGGTGCTGTATGTAGCGATAAAAACTCCCCTTGTTGTAAAAATTGTATGTTGATGCCAGCTGGCCAGAAATGCCGCGAAGCTCAACGAGCTACATGCGAACAAGAAGCAAAGTGCACAG GTACTAGTTCGGAGTGCCCGGCTTCGGCACCTCAACCGGATGGCACCGAGTGCTTGGAAAAAGGCCAGTGTCGTAATGGAACTTGTCTGCCATTCTGCGAAACGCAGAATTATCAATCGTGCATGTGCGACACTGTTGCAGATGCATGCAAGCGCTGCTGCCGTTACCACCTCAACGACACTTGCTTTCCCTTTGAGCCCTACGATATCCTGCCTGATGGTACACCATGCGTTCACGGATTTTGTAATAGC GGAATCTGTGAGAAAACTGTTCAAGATATCGTTGAACGGTTTTGGGATATCGTTGAGGAGCTAAGTATTAACCGCGTTTTGTCGATGTTAAAAGACAATCTTGTTGGAGCCGTGTTAATAGTTTCCACGCTTCTGTGGATACCAGCTTCCTGTCTCATTAGCTGG GTTGACCGCAAACGAAAGCGACAGTTGGAAACAGAAGAAGCATGGCTCAGATCAGGAGAACTGATTCATCCGTCAGAAAACGGCACCCGCCGCATTATTCACGCCCGTCTTAGACCATCACAGCAGCAACGTTAG